Proteins encoded in a region of the Streptomyces akebiae genome:
- a CDS encoding lactonase family protein: protein MTAEVDTADRGAPDRGTVDGPRRRRAYIGSFTSVGGPGVLVADVDDKSGALTVLSGADEVPDPSYLALSPDGRTLYVVSERPGGAVAAYRVTGDKPELTGPPVAVGDGPTHLATFAGHVLTADYGSGSVTAVPLRPDGTLAAPATGTLRHTGSGTDPRDRREPHAHQVVPDPSGRRFLDVDLGTDTVRVCAVEDGVPVAHHETALRPGSGPRHLAFHPGGPDGSYVYVLNELTPTVTVCRWNAPDGPLEPLRETPVLADPPEGDAYPSGLVVSPDGRFVWTATRGTDVLSVLAVEGDGLRLVATVPCGGHWPRALTYAAGTLYVANERSGDVTWFTVDPRTGLPVRGGSIEVPAASCVVLDD from the coding sequence ATGACAGCGGAAGTGGACACGGCGGACAGGGGCGCGCCGGACAGGGGCACGGTGGACGGGCCGCGACGACGACGTGCGTACATCGGGTCGTTCACCTCGGTGGGGGGTCCCGGTGTCCTCGTCGCCGATGTCGACGACAAGAGCGGCGCGCTCACCGTCCTGTCGGGCGCGGACGAGGTCCCCGACCCGAGCTACCTGGCCCTCTCGCCGGACGGGCGCACGCTGTACGTGGTCAGCGAGCGGCCCGGGGGAGCGGTGGCCGCCTATCGGGTGACGGGCGACAAGCCCGAGTTGACCGGGCCACCGGTGGCGGTCGGCGACGGACCCACGCACCTCGCCACGTTCGCCGGTCACGTCCTGACCGCCGACTACGGCTCCGGCAGCGTCACCGCCGTCCCGCTGCGCCCCGACGGCACCCTCGCGGCCCCTGCGACCGGGACCCTCCGGCACACCGGGTCCGGGACCGACCCCCGCGACCGACGGGAACCGCACGCCCACCAGGTGGTGCCCGATCCGTCCGGCCGCCGGTTCCTCGACGTCGACCTCGGAACCGACACGGTGCGGGTGTGCGCGGTGGAGGACGGCGTCCCCGTCGCCCACCACGAGACGGCGCTGCGGCCGGGCTCGGGGCCGCGCCACCTCGCCTTCCACCCCGGCGGGCCGGACGGATCGTACGTCTACGTGCTGAACGAACTGACCCCCACGGTCACCGTGTGCCGCTGGAACGCTCCTGACGGCCCGCTGGAGCCGTTGCGGGAGACCCCGGTGCTCGCGGATCCCCCGGAGGGCGACGCGTACCCCTCGGGCCTCGTCGTGTCCCCCGACGGCCGCTTCGTCTGGACGGCCACCCGCGGCACGGATGTGCTCTCCGTGCTCGCCGTCGAGGGCGACGGGCTGCGCCTGGTCGCGACCGTGCCCTGCGGCGGCCACTGGCCCCGTGCCCTCACCTACGCGGCAGGCACGCTCTACGTGGCCAACGAACGCTCCGGCGACGTCACCTGGTTCACGGTCGACCCGCGCACCGGCCTGCCGGTACGGGGCGGCTCGATCGAGGTGCCCGCGGCCTCCTGCGTCGTCCTGGACGACTGA
- a CDS encoding sirohydrochlorin chelatase — translation MSSPTGPASGLPVRMPRPRQPGRHRRPEPLAAPEGAPALVLAVPGTPSAATRSLAEEVVSIARSELPGIDARIGYVDGGADEFPTLQSVLTHAAEERTARYEQARAAGLDVKEPDGPVAVVVPLLAGPDSATLRQVRQAVMESRIAAELTDVLGPHPLLAEALHVRLSEAGLARADRARLFTVATAADGIVLATVGGEEAVQAAGITGMLLAARLAVPVMAAALDQEGSITSVAEQLRSSGSQQLALAPYLIGPEIDAGLIEAAATEAGCSAAEALGPYPAIGKLALGKYTTALGIAPQQPQGMPVR, via the coding sequence ATGAGTTCCCCCACTGGGCCCGCGTCCGGCCTGCCTGTACGAATGCCGCGACCCCGCCAGCCCGGGCGGCACCGCCGCCCCGAGCCGCTGGCGGCTCCCGAGGGTGCGCCCGCGCTCGTCCTCGCGGTGCCGGGCACGCCCAGCGCCGCCACGCGCAGCCTCGCCGAGGAGGTCGTGAGCATCGCGCGCTCCGAACTGCCCGGCATCGACGCCCGCATCGGGTACGTCGACGGTGGCGCCGACGAGTTCCCCACGCTGCAGTCGGTGCTCACGCACGCCGCCGAGGAGCGCACCGCCCGTTACGAGCAGGCGCGCGCCGCCGGTCTGGACGTCAAGGAGCCGGACGGCCCCGTCGCCGTCGTCGTGCCCCTGCTGGCCGGTCCGGACAGCGCCACGCTCCGCCAGGTCCGCCAGGCCGTCATGGAGAGCCGTATCGCGGCCGAGCTGACCGACGTCCTCGGCCCGCACCCACTGCTCGCCGAGGCGCTGCACGTGCGCCTGTCCGAGGCGGGACTGGCACGTGCCGACCGGGCCCGGCTGTTCACCGTCGCCACCGCCGCGGACGGCATCGTCCTCGCCACCGTGGGCGGCGAGGAGGCCGTGCAGGCCGCAGGAATCACGGGCATGCTGCTGGCCGCGCGGCTCGCGGTGCCGGTGATGGCCGCCGCCCTCGACCAGGAGGGCTCGATCACCTCCGTGGCCGAGCAGCTGCGTTCCTCGGGCTCCCAGCAGCTGGCGCTCGCGCCGTACCTGATAGGGCCGGAGATCGACGCCGGCCTGATCGAGGCGGCCGCGACGGAGGCGGGCTGCTCCGCCGCCGAGGCGCTCGGTCCCTACCCGGCGATCGGCAAGCTGGCGCTCGGCAAGTACACGACGGCGCTCGGCATCGCGCCGCAGCAGCCCCAGGGCATGCCGGTCCGCTGA
- a CDS encoding N-acetylglucosamine kinase, whose translation MTDGPATSRPPEDQTPVVLAVDSGGSGLRAVLARGTEMLGEPVVSEEAVRTGARGVDAGHLLELLSPMARRLFADAGGARPAAVAVGAAGFASLGEQLRAELPSALAREWGVRRVALVADAVAAYTGALGARPGAVIAAGTGLIAIGTDLTAWRRADGWGHLLGDCGGGAWIGRAGLEAAMRAYDGRGGGSARLLARAERVFGPPAGIPGRIYPRADRPAVLASFAPEVAACAGADPVAAGILREAARHMADAAAAVCPASGGPRVALTGGLFKLGAPLLAPLEAELAQRLPHAPPMPAEGDPLVGAVRIAAALAVGGLALPYDERMLYVVAEK comes from the coding sequence ATGACCGACGGCCCCGCGACCTCCCGGCCCCCGGAGGACCAGACACCCGTCGTGCTCGCCGTGGACTCCGGTGGTTCGGGGCTGCGGGCGGTACTGGCCCGGGGCACCGAGATGCTCGGAGAGCCGGTGGTGTCCGAGGAGGCGGTGCGGACCGGTGCGCGCGGTGTCGACGCCGGCCATCTGCTGGAGCTGCTGTCGCCGATGGCGCGGCGGCTGTTCGCCGACGCCGGGGGCGCGCGTCCGGCGGCAGTGGCCGTCGGAGCCGCCGGGTTCGCGTCGCTCGGCGAGCAGCTGCGCGCCGAGCTGCCGTCCGCGCTGGCGCGTGAGTGGGGGGTGCGCCGGGTCGCGCTGGTGGCCGACGCGGTCGCCGCGTACACCGGTGCCCTCGGGGCGCGGCCGGGTGCGGTGATCGCCGCCGGTACGGGGCTGATCGCGATCGGCACGGATCTGACCGCCTGGCGTCGGGCCGACGGCTGGGGCCATCTCCTCGGGGACTGCGGTGGCGGCGCGTGGATCGGGCGGGCCGGGCTGGAGGCGGCGATGCGGGCGTACGACGGGCGCGGTGGTGGTTCGGCCCGGCTGCTGGCGCGTGCGGAGAGGGTGTTCGGCCCACCCGCCGGGATCCCAGGCCGGATCTACCCGAGGGCCGACCGCCCGGCGGTCCTCGCGTCGTTCGCGCCCGAGGTGGCCGCCTGCGCCGGGGCCGACCCGGTGGCGGCAGGCATCCTGCGCGAGGCGGCCCGGCACATGGCCGACGCGGCGGCGGCCGTCTGCCCGGCCTCGGGCGGGCCGCGAGTGGCCCTGACCGGCGGCCTGTTCAAGCTGGGCGCCCCTCTCCTCGCCCCCTTGGAGGCGGAGTTGGCGCAGCGGCTGCCGCACGCGCCGCCGATGCCGGCGGAAGGGGACCCGCTGGTCGGCGCGGTGCGTATCGCCGCCGCGTTGGCGGTCGGCGGACTCGCCCTGCCGTACGACGAGCGGATGTTGTACGTGGTGGCCGAAAAGTAG
- a CDS encoding uracil-DNA glycosylase, with the protein MAPRPLHELVEAGWAKALEPVAERIAAMGDFLRAEIAAGRTYLPSGANVLRAFQQPFDDVRVLIVGQDPYPTPGMAIGLSFAVSPEVRSLPGSLENIYREMHSDLGLPRPSNGDLTPWTHQGVLLLNRALTTAPRKPGAHRGKGWEEVTEQAIRALAGRGKPLVSILWGRDARNLRPLLGELPAIESAHPSPMSADRGFFGSRPFSRANDLLLRQGVQPVDWRLP; encoded by the coding sequence GTGGCACCACGACCTTTGCATGAACTTGTTGAAGCGGGCTGGGCGAAGGCCCTCGAGCCGGTGGCCGAACGTATCGCCGCAATGGGGGACTTCCTGCGGGCCGAGATAGCGGCGGGCCGGACGTATCTGCCGTCCGGGGCGAATGTCCTGCGGGCCTTCCAGCAGCCCTTCGACGATGTCCGCGTCCTGATCGTCGGTCAGGATCCCTATCCCACGCCAGGGATGGCGATCGGGCTGAGCTTCGCGGTCTCGCCGGAGGTGCGTTCGCTGCCGGGCAGTCTGGAGAACATCTACCGCGAGATGCACTCCGACCTCGGGCTGCCCAGGCCGTCCAACGGTGATCTGACGCCGTGGACGCACCAGGGCGTCCTGCTGCTCAACAGGGCCCTCACCACGGCCCCGCGCAAGCCGGGGGCGCATCGCGGAAAGGGGTGGGAGGAGGTCACGGAGCAGGCGATCAGGGCGCTGGCCGGGCGGGGAAAGCCCCTGGTGTCGATCCTGTGGGGCCGTGACGCGCGCAATCTGCGGCCGTTGCTGGGGGAGCTTCCGGCCATCGAGTCCGCGCACCCGTCCCCGATGTCGGCCGACCGGGGTTTCTTCGGTTCGCGGCCGTTCAGCCGGGCCAACGACCTGCTGCTGCGGCAGGGCGTCCAGCCTGTGGACTGGCGGCTGCCGTAG
- a CDS encoding DUF6243 family protein, whose product MSKNINNPVGMGGGKRKKLSRAERQNNGPYRNLDRKSAADQKAELVRKMREKAGTPEGAAQTGDDTAQR is encoded by the coding sequence ATGAGCAAGAACATCAACAACCCCGTGGGCATGGGCGGCGGCAAGCGCAAGAAGCTGTCCCGCGCCGAACGGCAGAACAACGGCCCGTACCGCAACCTCGACCGCAAGAGTGCCGCCGACCAGAAGGCGGAGCTGGTGCGCAAGATGCGCGAGAAGGCAGGCACACCCGAGGGCGCCGCCCAGACGGGTGACGACACCGCACAGCGCTGA
- a CDS encoding RNA polymerase subunit sigma-70, with protein sequence MSADTRLEELGLSSLGGSGLGEVDEPEFSGLAERYRRELHVHCYRMLGSFEDAEDTVQETFLRAWRRRETFEGRSTFRAWLYRIATNACLDLLAKCRPEPATGGEVLWLQPYPDRLLDELPMGDADEPESLAVARETIELAYLVAVQHLAPRQRAVLILRDVVGWPAKDVAELLGDSVNSVNSALQRARAGMREHLPAERQDWTGGEEDAGTRELVRRFTEASVATDIDALTALLRDDVRCSMPPTPGLYVGRDAVVNDWVVSGFEGMTGLRTVLTAVNRQPAVAFYQWREQEGAYLPLTIDVLRATGGAITEIITFHDDRFPRLGLPERLPADGTE encoded by the coding sequence ATGAGTGCGGACACGCGGCTGGAGGAGCTGGGCTTGAGCAGTCTGGGCGGGAGCGGTCTGGGCGAGGTCGACGAGCCGGAGTTCTCGGGGCTGGCCGAGCGCTACCGGCGGGAGCTGCACGTGCACTGCTACCGGATGCTCGGATCGTTCGAGGACGCCGAGGACACCGTGCAGGAGACGTTCCTCCGGGCCTGGCGGCGGCGGGAGACCTTCGAGGGGCGGTCGACGTTCCGGGCCTGGCTGTACCGGATCGCCACCAACGCGTGCCTGGACCTGCTCGCCAAGTGCCGCCCGGAGCCCGCGACCGGCGGCGAGGTGCTGTGGCTGCAGCCCTACCCGGACCGGCTGCTCGACGAGCTGCCCATGGGCGACGCGGACGAGCCGGAGAGCCTCGCCGTCGCGCGGGAGACGATCGAGCTGGCGTATCTGGTCGCGGTCCAGCACCTCGCGCCGCGCCAGCGGGCCGTGCTGATCCTGCGGGACGTGGTCGGCTGGCCGGCGAAGGACGTCGCGGAGCTGCTCGGGGACTCTGTCAACTCCGTGAACAGCGCGCTGCAGCGCGCCCGCGCGGGCATGCGGGAGCATCTGCCCGCCGAGCGACAGGACTGGACCGGCGGCGAGGAGGACGCCGGGACGCGCGAGCTGGTGCGCCGCTTCACCGAGGCCAGCGTGGCCACGGACATCGACGCGCTCACCGCGCTGTTGCGGGACGACGTCCGCTGCTCGATGCCACCCACGCCGGGCCTGTACGTCGGCCGCGACGCGGTGGTGAACGACTGGGTCGTGAGCGGCTTCGAGGGCATGACGGGCCTGCGCACCGTGCTCACCGCCGTCAACCGGCAGCCCGCCGTCGCCTTCTACCAATGGCGGGAGCAGGAGGGCGCGTACCTGCCGTTGACGATCGACGTCCTGCGCGCCACCGGCGGGGCCATCACCGAGATCATCACTTTCCACGACGACCGGTTCCCCCGACTCGGGCTGCCGGAGCGCCTGCCGGCCGACGGCACGGAGTAG
- a CDS encoding WD40/YVTN/BNR-like repeat-containing protein, protein MAEVLLTVGTRKGLFIGRRRGGAWEFDETPYFNAQAIYAVAVDTRSDTPRLLVGGDSAHWGPSVFHSDDLGRTWTEPTRPAVKFPKDTGASLERVWQLHPSAAEPDVVYAGTEPAALYRSEDRGETFELVRPLWEHPTRDRWVPGGGGEGLHTILTDRRDPRAMTVAVSAAGVFRTEDGGASWSPSNSGVSAVFLPDPDPEFGQCVHKVSRDATNPDRLYLQNHWGVYRSDDAGAHWEDIGAGLPSTFGFAAVAHPHRGDTAYVFPINADADRVPADHRCRVFRTADAGKSWEPLTAGLPTADHYGTVLRDAMCADDADPAGVYFGNRNGEVYASADDGDSWCQLLSHLPDVLCVRAAVVG, encoded by the coding sequence ATGGCTGAGGTACTGCTCACCGTGGGCACACGCAAGGGGCTGTTCATCGGGCGGAGGCGGGGAGGCGCCTGGGAGTTCGACGAGACGCCCTACTTCAACGCGCAGGCGATCTACGCGGTCGCCGTCGACACCCGTTCGGACACCCCCCGGCTGCTGGTCGGCGGCGACAGCGCCCACTGGGGGCCCTCCGTCTTCCACTCGGACGATCTCGGCCGCACCTGGACCGAACCCACGCGGCCCGCGGTCAAGTTCCCCAAGGACACCGGGGCCTCGCTGGAGCGGGTGTGGCAGCTGCACCCGTCGGCCGCCGAACCGGACGTGGTGTACGCGGGCACGGAACCGGCCGCGCTGTACCGCTCCGAGGACCGGGGCGAGACCTTCGAGCTGGTACGGCCGCTGTGGGAGCACCCGACACGCGACCGATGGGTCCCGGGGGGCGGCGGCGAGGGACTGCACACGATTCTCACCGACCGGCGCGATCCGCGCGCGATGACCGTGGCCGTCTCCGCCGCCGGGGTCTTCCGCACCGAGGACGGCGGGGCCAGTTGGTCGCCGTCCAACTCCGGTGTCTCGGCGGTGTTCCTGCCGGACCCCGACCCCGAGTTCGGCCAGTGCGTGCACAAGGTGAGCCGGGACGCGACGAACCCCGACCGGCTGTACCTCCAGAACCACTGGGGCGTGTACCGCAGCGACGACGCCGGAGCGCACTGGGAGGACATCGGGGCGGGGCTGCCCTCCACGTTCGGTTTCGCCGCGGTCGCCCATCCGCATCGCGGGGACACCGCCTATGTCTTCCCGATCAACGCCGACGCGGACCGTGTTCCGGCCGACCACCGCTGCCGGGTCTTCCGCACGGCGGACGCGGGCAAGAGCTGGGAGCCACTGACGGCGGGGCTGCCGACGGCGGACCACTACGGCACGGTGCTGCGCGACGCGATGTGCGCGGACGACGCGGACCCGGCAGGGGTGTACTTCGGCAACCGCAACGGCGAGGTGTACGCGTCGGCCGACGACGGCGACAGCTGGTGCCAGCTGTTGTCGCATCTGCCGGATGTGCTGTGCGTGCGCGCGGCGGTCGTCGGCTGA
- a CDS encoding Rv1733c family protein: protein MVAFRGPKVWLWRLRRNPLRRRADRLESWVVLIAWTLTLFGGVTAGLMAAHSVESGLARQRAEWRPVDAVLTQDAPEPSSRSGTATENVWAKVRWTAPDGSEHEGQARVDPAALMGARVTVWTDAEGLLVTEPASESQARLRAALVGGLAGLFVAAVPFVGGRLVRGRMERRRMDQWDEEWARIGPLWERKIW, encoded by the coding sequence ATGGTGGCATTCCGTGGTCCGAAGGTGTGGCTGTGGCGGTTGCGGCGCAACCCGCTCAGAAGGCGCGCCGACCGGCTGGAGTCCTGGGTCGTGCTGATCGCCTGGACGCTGACGCTGTTCGGCGGGGTGACCGCGGGCCTCATGGCCGCCCACTCCGTGGAGTCCGGCCTCGCCCGGCAGCGTGCCGAGTGGCGCCCGGTCGACGCGGTCCTCACGCAGGACGCTCCCGAGCCCTCCAGCCGGAGCGGTACGGCCACGGAGAACGTGTGGGCGAAGGTCCGCTGGACCGCGCCGGACGGCTCCGAGCACGAGGGCCAGGCCAGGGTCGATCCCGCCGCCCTGATGGGAGCGCGGGTCACCGTCTGGACGGATGCCGAGGGCCTGCTGGTCACCGAACCCGCCAGCGAGTCCCAGGCCCGGTTGCGCGCCGCGCTCGTGGGCGGTCTCGCGGGTCTGTTCGTGGCGGCCGTGCCCTTCGTGGGCGGCCGACTCGTGCGCGGCCGTATGGAACGGCGGCGGATGGACCAGTGGGACGAGGAGTGGGCGCGGATCGGCCCGCTCTGGGAGCGCAAGATCTGGTGA
- a CDS encoding pectate lyase, with the protein MTSAARPRARTRALTGTFAAFSLSFGMIMTSGATPANAATWPSANGSQPVSSTISVSGTRDGGMVRYYGSGALAGDGQEEGQDPIFKLAAGATLKNVIIGAPGADGIHCEGNCTLQNVWWEDVGEDAATFRGGSTYTVTGGGAKKAADKVFQHNGPGTLNISNFAVSDFKTLYRSCGDCSTQYTRKVNLSNIEVTGTGSTARLVGINVNRGDVATLRGITILNDSGRKVIPCQKYNNNTAVGTGPDSTNCKYATSDITYR; encoded by the coding sequence ATGACTTCTGCAGCACGTCCGCGTGCCCGCACGCGCGCGCTGACCGGCACGTTCGCCGCGTTCAGCCTCTCGTTTGGCATGATCATGACCAGTGGGGCCACCCCGGCGAACGCCGCGACCTGGCCGTCCGCCAACGGCAGTCAGCCGGTGTCCTCCACCATCTCGGTGTCCGGCACCCGGGACGGCGGCATGGTGCGCTACTACGGCAGCGGCGCGCTGGCCGGTGACGGCCAGGAGGAGGGCCAGGACCCGATCTTCAAGCTCGCGGCCGGCGCGACGCTGAAGAACGTCATCATCGGCGCGCCCGGCGCCGACGGCATCCACTGCGAGGGCAACTGCACCCTGCAGAACGTCTGGTGGGAGGACGTCGGCGAGGACGCGGCGACCTTCCGCGGCGGCTCCACGTACACGGTGACCGGCGGCGGCGCCAAGAAGGCGGCCGACAAGGTCTTCCAGCACAACGGACCCGGCACCCTGAACATCTCCAACTTCGCGGTCAGCGACTTCAAGACGCTGTACCGCTCCTGCGGCGACTGCTCCACGCAGTACACCCGCAAGGTGAACCTCAGCAACATCGAGGTGACGGGGACGGGCTCCACCGCGCGCCTGGTCGGCATCAACGTCAACCGGGGTGACGTGGCGACCCTGCGGGGCATCACGATCCTCAACGACAGCGGCCGCAAGGTCATCCCGTGCCAGAAGTACAACAACAACACCGCCGTCGGTACGGGCCCCGACAGCACCAACTGCAAGTACGCCACCTCGGACATCACCTACCGGTGA
- a CDS encoding pectate lyase family protein produces MRTVPPRTQAQRSALVAASAALMTAAALAVPQSAGAAETSPIGYGAGTTGGGSASAVTVSTLAAFQSAVTGNAAKVVRVNGLISLSGQVDIGSNTTVLGVGSSSGFTGGGLRIKEETNVVVRNLNISKPVAPADGITVQESTKVWIDHNSFSADRTHDKDHYDGLLDINHGSDNVTVSWNTFKEHFKGSLVGHSDNNASEDTGHLKVTYHHNHFSNVYSRIPSLRFGTGHFYNNYVDGAETACHSRMGAQMLVENNVFRNTGVAVTTNRSSDVDGYANLRGNDLGGAATEISRVGSFTTPPYGYTPGPASSVVASVTSGAGAGKL; encoded by the coding sequence ATGCGTACCGTCCCCCCACGTACACAGGCGCAAAGATCAGCCCTGGTGGCGGCCTCGGCCGCCCTGATGACGGCCGCCGCGCTCGCCGTGCCGCAATCGGCGGGCGCGGCGGAGACCTCGCCGATCGGTTACGGCGCCGGGACCACCGGCGGCGGCAGCGCCTCCGCGGTCACGGTCTCCACGCTCGCCGCCTTCCAGAGCGCCGTCACCGGGAACGCCGCCAAGGTCGTCCGCGTGAACGGCCTGATCTCGCTGAGCGGTCAGGTCGACATCGGCTCCAACACCACGGTGCTGGGCGTGGGTTCGTCGTCCGGGTTCACCGGCGGCGGCCTGCGGATCAAGGAGGAGACCAATGTCGTCGTCCGCAACCTGAACATCAGCAAGCCGGTCGCGCCCGCCGACGGGATCACCGTCCAGGAATCCACGAAGGTGTGGATCGACCACAACTCCTTCTCGGCGGACCGCACCCACGACAAGGACCACTACGACGGCCTGCTGGACATCAACCACGGCTCGGACAACGTGACGGTGTCCTGGAACACCTTCAAGGAGCACTTCAAGGGCTCGCTCGTCGGCCACAGCGACAACAACGCCTCCGAGGACACCGGCCACCTGAAGGTGACGTACCACCACAACCACTTCAGCAACGTGTACTCGCGCATCCCCAGCCTGCGCTTCGGCACCGGGCACTTCTACAACAACTACGTGGACGGCGCGGAGACCGCCTGCCACTCGCGCATGGGCGCCCAGATGCTCGTGGAGAACAACGTCTTCCGGAACACCGGAGTCGCGGTCACCACGAACCGCAGCAGTGACGTGGACGGCTACGCGAATCTGCGCGGCAACGACCTCGGTGGGGCCGCCACCGAGATCTCCCGGGTGGGGAGCTTCACCACCCCGCCCTACGGCTACACCCCCGGGCCGGCCTCCTCCGTCGTCGCGTCGGTGACGTCGGGAGCGGGCGCCGGGAAACTCTGA
- a CDS encoding extracellular catalytic domain type 1 short-chain-length polyhydroxyalkanoate depolymerase, protein MTLTPHDRPRGPRRPALVALLGALVALLAAALLPAPAAAAASTEAQAAPRAALTEITGFGTNPSNLQMYLYVPDSVTANPAIVVAVHYCTGSGPAMYSGTEYASLADRYGFIVVYPSVTRSSKCFDVASPQALTRGGGSDPVGIKSMVDWTVRTYDADTDRIFATGISSGAMMTNVLLGDYPDVFAAGAAFAGVPFACFATTNGSEWNSDCANGTVVRTPQAWGDLVRGAYPGYTGPRPRMQVWHGTTDDVLRYPNFGEEIKQWTNVHGVSQTPAATDSPQSNWTRTRYGGTGDRAPVEAISLQGTGHNLYAWGMGERVLTFFGLNGSGPAPQPPAGPCKVTVTTNAWSTGLTASVTVTNTGTTAVNGWKLGFTLPSGQTVTNGWGATYSPASGAVTATNASYNAAIAPGASVGIGYQANHTGNSAAPSAFTLNGTACTTG, encoded by the coding sequence GTGACCCTCACCCCCCACGACCGCCCGCGCGGACCGCGGCGCCCGGCGCTCGTCGCGCTGTTGGGAGCGCTCGTCGCGCTGCTCGCGGCCGCGCTTCTTCCCGCGCCCGCGGCCGCCGCGGCGAGCACCGAGGCGCAGGCCGCTCCCCGGGCGGCGCTCACCGAGATCACCGGCTTCGGTACGAACCCGAGCAACCTTCAGATGTACCTGTACGTACCGGACAGCGTCACCGCGAACCCCGCGATCGTGGTCGCCGTGCACTACTGCACCGGCTCGGGACCGGCGATGTACAGCGGCACGGAGTACGCCTCGCTGGCAGACCGCTACGGGTTCATCGTCGTGTACCCGTCCGTCACCCGGAGCAGCAAGTGCTTCGACGTCGCTTCTCCGCAGGCCCTGACGCGTGGTGGCGGCAGTGACCCGGTGGGCATCAAGTCCATGGTCGACTGGACCGTCCGCACCTACGACGCCGACACCGACCGGATCTTCGCCACCGGTATCTCCTCCGGCGCGATGATGACCAACGTCCTCCTCGGCGACTACCCCGACGTGTTCGCCGCCGGCGCCGCCTTCGCGGGCGTTCCCTTCGCCTGCTTCGCCACGACCAACGGCTCCGAGTGGAACAGCGACTGCGCCAACGGCACCGTCGTGCGTACCCCGCAGGCGTGGGGCGACCTCGTCCGCGGCGCCTACCCCGGCTACACCGGGCCCCGGCCGCGCATGCAGGTCTGGCACGGCACCACGGACGACGTGCTGCGCTACCCCAACTTCGGCGAGGAGATCAAGCAGTGGACCAATGTGCACGGCGTCAGCCAGACGCCGGCCGCCACCGACTCGCCCCAGTCCAACTGGACCCGCACCCGTTACGGCGGCACCGGTGACCGCGCCCCCGTCGAGGCCATCAGCCTCCAGGGCACCGGCCACAACCTCTATGCGTGGGGCATGGGCGAACGCGTCCTCACCTTCTTCGGCCTCAACGGCTCCGGCCCCGCCCCCCAGCCGCCGGCCGGCCCCTGCAAGGTGACCGTCACCACCAACGCCTGGAGCACCGGGCTGACCGCCTCGGTGACCGTCACCAACACCGGTACGACGGCGGTCAACGGCTGGAAGCTGGGCTTCACCCTGCCCTCCGGACAGACCGTCACCAACGGCTGGGGCGCGACGTACAGTCCGGCGAGCGGTGCCGTGACCGCGACCAACGCCTCGTACAACGCGGCGATCGCGCCCGGCGCGAGCGTCGGCATCGGGTACCAGGCCAACCACACCGGCAACAGCGCGGCACCCTCGGCGTTCACGCTCAACGGGACGGCGTGCACGACCGGTTGA